Below is a genomic region from Kribbella qitaiheensis.
CTGCGGGGTGTCCACGTGGACGTTGGCGAGGCCCAGGCGCCGCTGGATGGGTCCCTGCTGCAGACGGACCGACTGCGTTTTGTGGTGCAGCACGATCGACGTACGGCGGCTCACCCAGCCACGCGTAGTCACCATCACCTGGCCGTCGACGCCGTACGTGAGGTAGCGCCAACCGATCGGGCGCAGCCACTTGGCGCGCTCAGGTGCTCGATGCATCCGGATCGCGGCCAGGTCAGTGCCCGGCAGCACCCTCGCCAGCACGGCAGCGACCTCATTGCGCTCACCGACCGGCAGTAGCTGAGCGCCTTCGTGCTCGTCCTCGCCGTCGGACTTGGAGCCCGCCACACCGGCGATGTCCAGGTCCACCCGCGACCACCCGATCAGCCGCCAGATCAGCGGCTCGGTGATCAGCAGGCCCTGCACGCGCCCTGGCGGGACCGTCTGCCGCTGTACGTCGAACAGACCGCGCTTGGTCCGCAGGCCGTCCTGCGTCTCAGACAAGGTGAAGCCGTGGTTGCCGACGACCTGCTTCCAGATCGGCTGCACGACACCGAGCAGCAGCGGCAGACCGGCGAACAACCCGACGTGGAACTCGAACACCATGGTCGTCACGATCAGCCAGATCAGTGCGGCCGCACTGGCGAGCACTGTCGACGACAGCAGCGTCGCGCCGAGCAAACGCCCGGTCGGAACCACCAGCAGCGGCGGCGCCTCCACCTCGTGGGCAAGCTGCTCGTGCTCGACTGCTTGTTCGCCCTTCGCCCGGAGCAGCAGCGTGCCACGGAGCTTGGAGGCCTCGGCCTCGGTGAAGTAGCTCAGCTTGCCGTCGCTCTTGCCGCCACCGGCCACGTCCATCCGCAACTCGGCCATCCCGAACAGCCTGGCCACGAACGGCTGCGCCACATCGATCGTCTGGATCCGGTCGAACCGGATGATCCTGGTCCGCCGGAACAGGAAGCCGCTGTCGACCCGGATCGCGTCGCCGGTCAGCTGCCACTTGGTGAACCACCACGACAACGCGCCGAGCAGGATGCCGCCGATCAGTACGGCCAGCAGACCCAACCCGGCGATCTTCAGGTTGCTGCGCAGGCTCTCGTTGTTCGCCATCGCGACCGCCGCGACGACGAAGTACCCCCAGCCCTTCACGA
It encodes:
- a CDS encoding PH domain-containing protein, with the protein product MTEPTAPPQTVAVIEKTGDRLHPLTPFVKGWGYFVVAAVAMANNESLRSNLKIAGLGLLAVLIGGILLGALSWWFTKWQLTGDAIRVDSGFLFRRTRIIRFDRIQTIDVAQPFVARLFGMAELRMDVAGGGKSDGKLSYFTEAEASKLRGTLLLRAKGEQAVEHEQLAHEVEAPPLLVVPTGRLLGATLLSSTVLASAAALIWLIVTTMVFEFHVGLFAGLPLLLGVVQPIWKQVVGNHGFTLSETQDGLRTKRGLFDVQRQTVPPGRVQGLLITEPLIWRLIGWSRVDLDIAGVAGSKSDGEDEHEGAQLLPVGERNEVAAVLARVLPGTDLAAIRMHRAPERAKWLRPIGWRYLTYGVDGQVMVTTRGWVSRRTSIVLHHKTQSVRLQQGPIQRRLGLANVHVDTPQGPTDAVALHRDLAEAAQLVEGQADRAREARRTTESPVPVHTQPNPPSPEGSSSSAASPADDSSVR